The Microcebus murinus isolate Inina chromosome 1, M.murinus_Inina_mat1.0, whole genome shotgun sequence genome includes a region encoding these proteins:
- the EAF2 gene encoding ELL-associated factor 2: MSGAAGLSHVDGRERVLRLGESFEKRPRCAFHTVRYDFKPASIDTSCEGDLEVGKGEQVTITLPNIEGSTPPVTVFKGSKKPYLRECILIINHDTGECRLEKLSSNITVKKTRVEGSSKIQYRREQQQQQMWNSTRTPNVVKRSPCEDKMSPASPMDDIERELKAEASLMDQMSSCDSSSDSTSSSSSSSEDSSSDSEDEECKSSHSDAGNYTSVHPNMSSMSQSRIPDIDASHNRFHDNNGLLMNTLRNDLQLSESGSDSDD; encoded by the exons ATGAGTGGCGCGGCGGGACTCTCACACGTTGACGGTCGCGAACGGGTTCTCAGATTAGGCGAGAGTTTCGAGAAGCGGCCGCGCTGCGCCTTTCACACTGTGCGCT ATGATTTCAAACCTGCTTCTATTGATACTTCTTGTGAAGGAGACCTTGAAGTTGGCAAAGGTGAACAGGTGACAATAACTCTGCCAAATATAGAA GGTTCAACTCCACCAGTAACTGTTTTCAAAGGTTCAAAGAAACCTTACTTAAGAGAATGCATTTTGATTATTAACCATGATACTGGAGAATGTCGACTAGAAAAACTCAGCAGCAACATCACTGTAAAAAAAACAAG AGTTGAAGGAAGCAGTAAAATTCAGTATCGTAgagaacaacagcagcaacaaatgtGGAATTCAACTAGGACTCCGAATGTTGTAAAACGTTCTCCATGTGAAGACAAGATGTCCCCAGCATCTCCAATGGATGATATTGAAAGAG AATTGAAGGCAGAAGCTAGTCTAATGGACCAGATGAGTAGTTGTGATAGTTCATCAGATTCTACAAGTTCATCATCTTCAAGTAGTGAGGATAGTTCTAGTGACTCAGAAGATGAAGAGTGCAAATCCTCTCATTCTGATGCAGGGAATTATACCTCAGTACATCCTAACATGTCTTCCATGTCACAATCCAGGATTCCAGATATAGATGCCAGTCATAACAGATTTCATGACAACAATGGCCTTCTGATGAATACTTTAA GAAATGATTTGCAGCTGAGTGAATCAGGAAGTGACAGTGATGACTGA